A window from Primulina huaijiensis isolate GDHJ02 chromosome 11, ASM1229523v2, whole genome shotgun sequence encodes these proteins:
- the LOC140988125 gene encoding uncharacterized protein — translation MPSGPKKRKAARKKKEKEHDDHSDPSSPAAHSHEVDEGKHQDDRESDVGELSSPALSHRSHRNLLSDGEEEEIEIEDSCSTVPSVEALKIDDSEGANIVMEDENAGEVKREFEIGESDKKDERIEYDEPLNKSEDGGSSDSSGGSSISNSDDESNGIKNTRNVDVYPVHDSVKAAAAPEGSSKTLHSDTIGEAGDSSYPIEKSADCCAVESVLNENEEGKISSFEQKVHSVALTDAASEMKDEEATIRPIEKTATVSDPKAFETQESGHTMTQSYNPAGAKDSAVSEALLAAASHPENTSWKTCCGLFEVFARSDI, via the exons ATGCCTTCGGGTCCGAAGAAGAGAAAAGCTGCCAGGAAAAAGAAGGAAAAGGAGCATGACGATCACTCTGACCCCTCTTCTCCTGCTGCTCACTCTCACG AGGTTGATGAGGGGAAGCACCAAGATGATCGAGAAAGTGACGTCGGGGAGCTTAGTTCTCCTGCACTAAGTCACCGTAGCCACCGAAACCTTTTATCGGAtggggaagaagaagaaattgagATAGAAGATAGCTGTTCAACTGTTCCTTCAGTGGAAGCGCTGAAAATTGATGACAGTGAGGGGGCAAACATAGTGATGGAGGATGAGAATGCTGGTGAAGTCAAAAGGGAATTCGAGATTGGTGAATCGGATAAAAAAGATGAAAGGATTGAGTACGATGAGCCGTTGAATAAGTCCGAAGATGGTGGTTCATCCGATAGCTCAGGTGGAAGCAGCATCAGCAATTCAGATGACGAGTCTAATGGTATAAAAAATACAAGAAATGTTGATGTTTATCCAGTTCACGATTCTGTGAAGGCAGCTGCGGCGCCTGAAGGATCATCCAAGACTTTGCATAGCGATACAATTGGAGAGGCGGGCGATTCAAGTTATCCGATTGAGAAATCAGCGGATTGCTGTGCAGTTGAATCTGTGCTTAATGAAaacgaggaaggaaagattaGCTCTTTTGAACAGAAAGTTCACTCTGTGGCTTTGACAGATGCGGCATCGGAGATGAAGGACGAGGAAGCAACGATTCGACCTATCGAGAAAACCGCGACAGTTTCAGATCCAAAGGCATTTGAAACACAAGAAAGTGGTCATACAATGACTCAATCATATAATCCAGCTGGAGCTAAAGACTCGGCAGTGTCTGAG GCGTTGCTGGCTGCTGCTTCACATCCAGAAAATACATCGTGGAAGACTTGTTGTGGACTATTCGAAGTGTTTGCGAGGTCTGATATATAA
- the LOC140988127 gene encoding cold-regulated 413 inner membrane protein 2, chloroplastic-like: MLTLSLCTRSPSPFNKLRVSTQKICPLHQTRIVCRSSLQVQGHRLSSLSFNPLRELVMNKKGYGFGAVCHSGLLTPPNLQWVSTISTAVLMLARGTSIHRSFLAPLFALQAPASIVSWIKGEYGIWTAFLALLVRLFFFIPGELELPFITLLLVILAPNQVTSRLRGTQEGIILSLLIAAYLAFQHFYRPGSLARSFDQGSIFATLAIICIIIVSCLLLIQFLS; the protein is encoded by the exons ATGCTGACACTTTCACTGTGTACTCGCTCTCCCTCTCCGTTTAACAAGCTAAGAGTTTCTACCCAGAAAATATGCCCCTTGCATCAAACCAGAATTGTTTGTCGTAGCTCTCTTCAAGTGCAGGGGCACAGACTTAGCTCCCTCAGTTTCAATCCACTCCG CGAGTTGGTGATGAACAAGAAAGGATATGGGTTTGGTGCTGTTTGTCATTCGGGGCTGTTAACACCTCCTAATCTGCAGTGGGTCTCCACTATTTCCACCGC GGTTCTAATGTTAGCAAGGGGCACAAGCATTCATAGATCGTTTCTTGCTCCTTTATTTGCCCTACAAGCACCTGCAAGCATTGTCTCATGGATAAA AGGTGAATATGGCATTTGGACTGCTTTCTTGGCACTTCTTGTTCGCCTTTTCTTCTTCATACCTG GAGAACTGGAGTTGCCTTTCATAACATTACTCTTGGTGATCTTGGCCCCCAATCAAGTTACGAGTCGGCTGAG GGGAACACAGGAAGgtatcattctttcattgttaATAGCGGCTTATCTGGCTTTCCAGCATTTCTATAGACCTGGCAGCTTGGCAAGATCCTTTGATCAAGGTTCAATCTTCGCCACATTAGCTATCATCTGTATTATTATTGTGTCATGCTTGCTTTTGATCCAATTTTTAAGTTAG